TCGGTGCCGGCGTAGCGCTGCCGGAACCGCTCGACGCGTCCCGCCGTGTCCATCAGCTTCTGCTTGCCCGTGTAGTACGGGTGGCAGGCCGAGCACACTTCCACGCTGATG
This genomic interval from Longimicrobiaceae bacterium contains the following:
- the rpmE gene encoding 50S ribosomal protein L31; translation: MKPDIHPNYKTTTVHCACGNTFETRSTTDGISVEVCSACHPYYTGKQKLMDTAGRVERFRQRYAGTEAAAK